A window from Fragaria vesca subsp. vesca linkage group LG5, FraVesHawaii_1.0, whole genome shotgun sequence encodes these proteins:
- the LOC101299676 gene encoding lon protease homolog 2, peroxisomal-like: MAESVELPSRLGILPFKNKVLLPGAIIRIRCTSPSSVKLVEQELWQREEKGLIGILPVRDAAEAAAVGPMLSQGMGSDSGERSSKVQVGTSDPQRLDGKNQQDIHWHTRGVAARALHLSRGVEKPSGRVTYVVVLEGLCRFSVQELSTRGTYYTARISPLEMTKSEMEQVEQDPEFITLSRQFKATATELISVLEQKQKTGGRTKVLLETVPVHKLADIFVASFEISFEEQLSMLDSVDLKVRLSKATELVDRHLQSIHVAEKITQKVEGQLSKSQKEFLLRQQMRAIKEELGDNDDDEDDVATLERKMQSAGMPSNIWKHAQRELRRLKKMQPQQPGYNSSRVYLELLADLPWEKTTEEFEVDLRAAKERLDSDHYGLDKVKQRIIEYLAVRKLKPDARGPVLCFVGPPGVGKTSLASSIASALGRKFIRISLGGVKDEADIRGHRRTYIGSMPGRLIDGLKRVAVCNPVMLLDEIDKTGSDVRGDPASALLEVLDPEQNKTFNDHYLNVPFDLSKVIFVATANRMQPIPPPLLDRMEVIDLPGYTPEEKLKIAMHHLIPRVLDQHGLSTEFLQIPEAMVELVIQGYTREAGVRNLERNLAALARAAAVRVAEHEQTVSVSKDVHSLASPIVESRLADGGEVEMEVIPMGATNHEISSTFKISSPLIVDEDMLEKVLGPPRFDDKEAAERVATPGVSVGLVWTSVGGEVQFVEATAMAGKGELHLTGQLGDVIKESAQIALTWVRTRAADLMLAASEETNLLQGRDVHIHFPAGAVPKDGPSAGVTLVTALVSLFSQKRVRADTAMTGELTLRGLVLPVGGIKDKVLAAHRCGIKRVILPERNLKDLTEVPSAVLAGLEIIAAKRMEDVLEEAFEGGCPWRVHSKL, encoded by the exons ATGGCGGAATCGGTCGAGCTCCCCAGTCGCCTCGGTATCCTCCCCTTCAAGAACAAGGTCCTCTTGCCCGGCGCCATCATTCGAATTCGATGCACTTCACCCAGCAG TGTGAAGCTGGTGGAGCAGGAATTATGGCAGAGGGAAGAGAAGGGATTGATTGGCATTCTTCCCGTTCGGGACGCTGCTGAGGCAGCAGCGGTTGGACCTATGCTGTCTCAAG GCATGGGAAGTGATTCCGGTGAGCGAAGCTCAAAAGTTCAAGTTGGCACATCTGATCCTCAGAGACTGGATGGCAAGAATCAGCAAGATATTCATTGGCATACCAG GGGAGTTGCTGCACGTGCTCTCCATCTCTCAAGAGGAGTTGAGAAGCCAAGTGGGAGGGTTACATATGTAGTTGTCCTTGAAGGTCTATGTAGATTCAGCGTCCAGGAACTGAGCACAAGAGGAACATATTATACTGCACGGATATCTCCTCTTGAAATGACAAAGTCTG AAATGGAGCAAGTGGAGCAAGATCCTGAATTCATCACATTGTCTCGGCAATTCAAAGCAACTGCGACTGAGCTTATTTCTGTTCTTGAGCAG AAGCAAAAGACGGGGGGAAGAACCAAAGTTCTTTTAGAGACAGTCCCGGTTCATAAATTGGCAGATATATTTGTTGCCAGCTTTGAGATAAGTTTTGAGGAGCAACTGTCTATGCTAGATTCAGTTGACCTAAAAGTAAGACTTTCAAAAGCCACCGAGTTAGTTGACAGGCATTTGCAG TCTATACATGTAGCAGAGAAGATTACACAGAAAGTTGAGGGTCAATTATCAAAATCACAAAAAGAATTCCTTTTGCGCCAGCAG ATGAGAGCTATAAAGGAGGAGCTCGGTGACAATGATGACGATGAAGATGATGTAGCCACCCTAGAAAGAAAGATGCAAAGTGCAGGGATGCCTTCAAATATCTGGAAGCATGCACAGAGGGAGTTAAG GAGGCTTAAAAAGATGCAACCCCAGCAACCTGGTTATAATAGTTCACGTGTTTACCTGGAGCTACTTGCTGATCTTCCTTGGGAGAAGACTACTGAAGAATTTGAGGTAGATTTAAGGGCTGCAAAAGAACGTCTTGACAGTGATCACTATGGTTTAGACAAGGTCAAGCAGCGGATCATCGAATATTTGGCTGTTCGCAAG CTCAAACCAGATGCCAGAGGCCCTGTGTTGTGCTTTGTTGGTCCACCGGGTGTTGGGAAAACATCTTTGGCATCATCTATTGCTTCTGCCCTGGGCAGAAAGTTTATACGCATATCCCTTGGTGGTGTCAAGGATGAGGCTGATATTCGAGGGCATAGGAGGACATACATTGGAAGCATGCCAGGGAGACTCATTGACGGATTGAAG AGAGTAGCTGTTTGTAATCCTGTCATGCTGCTAGATGAAATTGACAAGACCGGTTCCGATGTGCGTGGTGATCCAGCTTCGGCGCTGTTGGAGGTTCTTGATCCTGAGCAAAACAAAACTTTCAATGATCA CTATTTGAATGTTCCATTTGACCTTTCCAAGGTGATTTTTGTGGCAACTGCAAATAGGATGCAACCTATTCCACCTCCACTCTTGGACAGGATGGAAGTTATTGATTTGCCTGGGTATACACCAGAAGAAAAGCTAAAGATAGCTATGCACCATTTAATTCCACGAGTTCTTGATCAGCATGGGTTAAGCACCGAGTTCCTTCAAATCCCAGAG GCAATGGTGGAACTTGTCATTCAGGGGTACACCAGAGAGGCTGGTGTTCGGAATCTGGAGAGGAATTTGGCTGCTTTGGCTCGTGCTGCAGCTGTAAGAGTTGCAGAGCATGAACAAACTGTCTCAGTGAGCAAAGATGTGCACTCACTTGCTTCACCGATAGTGGAAAGCAGACTTGCTGATGGAGGTGAAGTGGAAATGGAGGTTATTCCAATGGGTGCTACTAATCATGAGATATCAAGCACTTTCAAGATTTCTTCGCCACTGATTGTGGATGAGGATATGCTGGAAAAAGTATTAGGG CCTCCAAGGTTTGATGACAAGGAAGCTGCAGAACGGGTTGCAACACCTGGTGTATCTGTTGGGCTGGTTTGGACTTCTGTTGGGGGAGAGGTTCAGTTTGTGGAGGCCACAGCAATGGCGGGAAAGGGTGAATTGCATCTCACTGGTCAGCTTGGAGATGTTATAAAAGAATCAGCACAGATAGCACTGACTTGG GTACGAACCAGGGCAGCAGATCTTATGTTGGCAGCATCGGAGGAAACAAATCTTCTGCAGGGTCGGGATGTTCATATACATTTTCCTGCTGGCGCTGTACCTAAGGATGGGCCTTCCGCTGGTGTGACACTGGTAACTGCGCTTGTTTCACTGTTCAGTCAGAAAAGAGTGAGGGCAGATACCGCAATGACTGGAGAATTGACATTGAGGGGTCTCGTACTACCGGTTGGTGGTATCAAGGATAAG GTGTTGGCAGCACACCGTTGTGGTATTAAAAGAGTCATTCTTCCAGAGAGAAATCTGAAGGACTTAACAGAGGTACCATCAGCAGTGCTTGCTGGACTAGAG ATTATAGCGGCAAAGCGAATGGAAGATGTATTAGAGGAGGCTTTTGAAGGTGGATGCCCCTGGAGAGTGCATTCAAAGTTATGA